A section of the Clostridium sp. TW13 genome encodes:
- a CDS encoding M42 family metallopeptidase, with amino-acid sequence MELAINKKYVLDTAKEILTFNSPTGFCFDIIDLIGKKAEAFGYDFETTRKGCGIITVPGQSSEQVIGLSAHVDTLGAMVRSITSSGTLKFTLLGGPIVPTLDSEYCEIRTREGKIYTGTFLSTSPSVHVYEDAASKKRDTDNMEIRIDEVVKSKEDVEALGICAGDFIFIDPKTTITESDFIKSRFIDDKGSVSCLMGLLELMSREKITPKYTTKVFISVYEEVGHGSSYIPADITEMLAVDMGCIGLDLTCTEYDVSICAKDSGGPYDYNMVTKLVNLAKGNNIKYAVDIYPRYGSDVGAALHGGNNIRGALIGPGVHASHGMERTHYDALENTIKLLYLYLTK; translated from the coding sequence ATGGAGTTAGCAATAAATAAAAAATATGTATTAGATACAGCAAAAGAGATACTAACATTTAACAGTCCTACAGGATTTTGTTTTGATATTATTGATTTAATTGGGAAGAAGGCAGAAGCATTTGGTTATGATTTTGAAACAACTCGTAAGGGTTGTGGAATAATCACAGTACCAGGACAAAGTAGTGAACAAGTAATTGGGTTATCAGCACATGTTGATACTTTAGGAGCAATGGTAAGATCAATTACATCAAGTGGAACATTGAAATTCACTTTGCTTGGAGGACCAATTGTACCAACTTTAGATTCAGAGTATTGTGAAATAAGAACTAGAGAAGGAAAGATATACACAGGTACATTCTTAAGCACAAGTCCATCAGTACATGTTTATGAGGATGCTGCAAGTAAAAAGCGTGATACTGATAACATGGAAATTAGAATTGATGAAGTGGTAAAATCAAAAGAAGATGTAGAAGCATTAGGTATTTGTGCAGGAGATTTTATTTTTATTGATCCTAAAACTACTATAACAGAAAGTGATTTTATCAAATCAAGATTTATAGATGATAAAGGTAGTGTATCTTGTTTAATGGGCTTATTAGAATTGATGAGCAGAGAAAAAATAACACCTAAATATACAACTAAGGTATTTATTTCTGTATATGAAGAGGTTGGACATGGTTCTTCCTATATACCAGCAGATATAACTGAAATGTTAGCAGTAGATATGGGGTGTATAGGATTAGATTTAACTTGTACAGAATATGATGTATCAATATGTGCAAAAGATTCTGGTGGACCATATGACTATAATATGGTTACAAAGCTAGTAAACCTAGCGAAGGGAAATAATATAAAGTACGCAGTGGACATATACCCTAGATATGGTTCAGATGTGGGAGCTGCTTTACATGGTGGAAATAACATTAGAGGAGCATTAATAGGACCAGGAGTGCATGCATCTCATGGGATGGAAAGAACTCATTATGATGCTCTTGAGAATACAATAAAGTTATTATACTTATATCTAACTAAATAG
- a CDS encoding LURP-one-related/scramblase family protein gives MKLYIKQKVFAWSDTFVVKDELGNDKYFVKGEFLSLGHKLHVYNNMDQEVGYISQRLLTLMPRFDLIVNGEFVGQLVKKFRFFQHSYYVDGTSLELEGEFLAHEYSLSRNNQTIMTISKEWFTWGDSYVLDILNPEDELLCLCVTLAVDCEMCSSNNN, from the coding sequence ATGAAGTTATATATTAAACAAAAGGTTTTTGCATGGTCAGATACTTTTGTAGTTAAGGATGAATTAGGTAATGATAAATACTTTGTTAAGGGGGAATTTTTGTCTTTAGGGCATAAGCTTCATGTATATAATAACATGGATCAAGAGGTTGGGTACATAAGTCAAAGGTTACTTACACTTATGCCTAGATTTGACCTTATAGTGAATGGAGAATTTGTAGGGCAGCTTGTAAAGAAGTTTAGATTTTTTCAACATAGTTATTATGTTGATGGAACATCATTAGAATTAGAGGGGGAGTTTTTAGCTCACGAGTATAGCTTAAGTAGAAATAACCAAACTATAATGACCATAAGCAAAGAGTGGTTCACTTGGGGAGATAGCTACGTATTAGATATACTAAATCCTGAAGATGAATTATTATGCCTATGTGTTACTTTAGCAGTTGATTGTGAGATGTGTTCATCAAACAATAATTAA
- a CDS encoding putative ABC transporter permease, with protein sequence MDLALYSIFNFVVYSFAGWIIEELYCLWVTGGFKTDGFLIGPFKPMYGITGVLLILFSRYFDKNVVVMLILCFLVPSIVEGVSGYGLKMLFGKQYWDYSILKYNFYGLVSLKFSVYWMLLSFVGLYFVEPIVYNFFTVSFRYWLVSIPILTSAFFVDLFLTVKRLANI encoded by the coding sequence ATGGATTTAGCTTTATATTCAATATTTAATTTTGTTGTATATTCCTTTGCAGGCTGGATTATTGAGGAGCTGTATTGTCTTTGGGTAACAGGGGGATTTAAAACTGATGGATTTTTAATAGGACCATTTAAACCTATGTATGGTATAACTGGTGTCCTTTTAATATTATTTAGTAGATACTTTGATAAGAATGTAGTTGTAATGCTTATTCTATGTTTTTTAGTACCTTCCATTGTAGAAGGAGTAAGTGGATATGGGCTTAAGATGCTTTTTGGGAAGCAGTATTGGGATTATTCCATATTGAAATATAACTTTTATGGATTAGTAAGTCTTAAGTTTTCAGTATACTGGATGTTACTAAGCTTTGTGGGATTATATTTTGTGGAACCTATAGTTTACAATTTTTTTACTGTGAGTTTTAGATACTGGTTAGTAAGCATTCCTATTCTAACTTCAGCCTTTTTTGTAGATTTATTCTTAACAGTTAAAAGACTTGCAAATATATGA
- a CDS encoding sensor histidine kinase — MNKEVVYNKYILILKYSYIGLFIACTIVYKVDIIALKFALLLLYIINNQIRYFKLEDRKIGRYVSIFIDMLLAFNLYRLIGNFGTILFLPTLVDIIYEFRNIYAIIYLIIIFVVVGYTNTVEQLIYLSAEAAPIIFLGMILREQNHKKLRAQELYDRIRENEEELKRLNCELESYANTIEEIAVLRERNRISREIHDNVGHALSTIIIQLGAIESISKDKCKPAADMSRNLADFAKKSMEDVRSAVRAMKPREFEEYEGIIIISEMIKNFKKLTDIDVQLRVSENMWKMNSDQSMAIYRIIQEFLSNSLKHGKATKVNIFMNFLEDSLRIHLKDNGVGCNEIKTGVGLKSMRERSAFYGGSMEYTTKEGQGFELTIVMNKAKLSIDGV, encoded by the coding sequence ATGAATAAAGAGGTTGTATATAATAAATATATATTGATTCTAAAATATAGTTACATAGGATTATTTATAGCTTGCACAATTGTATATAAGGTAGATATTATTGCATTGAAGTTTGCCTTATTATTGCTTTATATTATAAATAATCAGATTAGATACTTTAAGCTAGAAGATAGAAAAATAGGTAGGTATGTATCTATTTTTATAGATATGCTTTTAGCTTTTAATCTTTATAGGTTAATAGGTAATTTTGGAACTATACTATTTCTACCTACTCTTGTAGATATAATCTATGAGTTTAGAAATATATATGCAATTATCTATTTGATAATAATTTTTGTAGTAGTAGGATATACCAATACCGTAGAGCAGTTAATTTATTTATCTGCAGAGGCTGCACCAATAATTTTTCTTGGAATGATACTAAGAGAGCAAAATCATAAGAAGCTAAGAGCTCAAGAACTGTATGATAGGATTAGAGAAAATGAAGAGGAACTTAAGAGATTAAATTGTGAACTAGAATCCTATGCTAATACTATAGAAGAGATAGCTGTTTTGAGAGAGAGAAACAGAATTTCCAGGGAAATTCATGATAATGTTGGACATGCTTTATCCACTATAATAATACAACTTGGAGCTATTGAAAGTATTTCAAAGGATAAATGCAAACCAGCAGCGGATATGAGCAGGAATCTAGCAGACTTTGCAAAGAAAAGTATGGAAGATGTAAGATCAGCAGTTAGAGCTATGAAACCTAGAGAATTTGAAGAATATGAGGGAATTATAATTATTTCTGAGATGATAAAAAACTTTAAGAAGTTAACAGATATTGATGTACAATTAAGAGTGTCAGAAAATATGTGGAAGATGAACTCAGATCAGAGCATGGCCATATATAGAATAATTCAAGAATTTTTATCTAATTCCTTGAAGCATGGTAAGGCAACAAAAGTTAATATATTTATGAACTTTTTAGAGGATTCATTAAGAATACATTTGAAAGATAATGGTGTTGGATGCAATGAAATAAAAACTGGAGTTGGTTTGAAGAGTATGAGAGAAAGATCTGCATTCTATGGGGGAAGTATGGAATACACCACAAAAGAGGGACAAGGTTTTGAGTTAACAATAGTTATGAATAAAGCAAAGTTAAGCATAGATGGGGTTTAA
- a CDS encoding response regulator transcription factor, whose translation MNKIKVIIVDDEKLIREGLKIILSSYEDLEVLALCENGREAYEYCMANEVDVVLMDIRMDEYDGVMGTKLIKENNDKVKVLILTTFKDSEYIEDALKYGASGYLLKDSSYDLIHGGIKAVYEGNIVVHPDIAAKFIIKDKTEEEGLVDIGEIKENTDLTDRELMIIKEIANGFSNKEIGEKLFLTEGTIKNNITNILSKLSLRDRTQIAIFAFKNNLVK comes from the coding sequence ATGAATAAGATAAAAGTTATAATAGTTGATGATGAGAAGCTAATAAGAGAAGGATTAAAAATAATTTTATCTTCATACGAAGACTTGGAAGTTTTAGCTCTTTGTGAAAATGGAAGAGAAGCCTATGAATATTGCATGGCCAATGAAGTTGATGTTGTACTAATGGACATAAGAATGGATGAGTATGATGGTGTAATGGGCACCAAATTAATAAAAGAAAACAATGATAAGGTAAAGGTATTGATATTGACAACCTTTAAGGATAGTGAGTATATTGAGGATGCATTAAAATATGGGGCTTCAGGATATCTTCTTAAGGATAGTTCCTATGATTTGATTCATGGTGGTATAAAGGCTGTTTACGAAGGAAATATAGTTGTTCATCCAGATATAGCTGCAAAATTTATTATAAAAGATAAGACTGAAGAGGAAGGGTTAGTTGACATAGGTGAGATTAAAGAAAATACTGATCTTACAGATAGAGAACTTATGATAATAAAAGAAATAGCCAATGGATTCTCTAACAAAGAGATAGGAGAAAAGTTGTTTCTAACAGAGGGAACAATTAAAAATAATATAACTAATATACTATCAAAATTATCATTAAGAGATAGGACACAGATTGCAATTTTTGCATTTAAGAATAACTTGGTGAAGTAG
- a CDS encoding ABC transporter ATP-binding protein gives MNMIEVNNITKRFNDKLVLDNVSFKIEKGEIFGLLGPNGAGKSTLMNTIVGLIKMDKGEIIVGGHDINKESVKARSMIGLVPQEIALFEGLNARDNLEYWGGLYGLKGKLLKERVEEALDMVALADQGKKLVKAYSGGMKRRLNIAAAMLHHPEIIIMDEPTVGIDPQSRNYIFEMIQKINKERNTTIIYTSHYMEEIELLCNNIFIMDLGKEIAYGTKAELKRMVQSDKIINIKAKGNLDMLMLELKKLNSVRKIDVEENIIKIVCNEKMNLNQLLIEVSKQNVEVKNISVEEISLEEVFLTLTGKRLRDKEA, from the coding sequence ATGAACATGATAGAAGTTAATAATATTACAAAGAGATTTAATGATAAGTTAGTGTTGGACAACGTTTCATTCAAAATAGAAAAAGGTGAAATATTTGGGCTATTAGGACCTAATGGAGCAGGAAAGTCTACATTAATGAATACAATAGTTGGTCTTATAAAGATGGATAAGGGTGAGATAATAGTAGGTGGACACGATATCAATAAGGAGTCAGTAAAAGCAAGAAGTATGATAGGATTAGTACCTCAAGAAATAGCTTTATTTGAAGGACTTAATGCTAGAGATAACCTAGAGTACTGGGGAGGTCTTTATGGACTTAAAGGTAAGCTATTAAAAGAAAGAGTAGAAGAAGCTTTAGATATGGTGGCATTAGCAGACCAAGGAAAGAAGCTTGTTAAAGCTTACTCAGGTGGAATGAAAAGAAGATTAAATATTGCAGCTGCAATGTTACATCATCCTGAAATAATTATAATGGATGAACCAACAGTAGGTATTGATCCACAATCAAGAAATTATATTTTTGAAATGATCCAAAAGATTAATAAAGAAAGAAACACTACAATAATTTATACTTCTCATTATATGGAGGAAATAGAACTACTTTGTAACAATATATTCATAATGGATTTAGGGAAAGAAATAGCTTATGGAACTAAGGCAGAATTAAAGCGAATGGTACAAAGTGATAAGATCATCAATATAAAAGCAAAAGGTAATTTAGATATGCTTATGCTTGAATTAAAGAAATTAAATAGTGTTAGAAAGATTGATGTTGAGGAAAATATCATCAAAATAGTATGCAATGAAAAGATGAACTTAAATCAATTACTAATTGAAGTTTCTAAACAAAATGTAGAAGTTAAAAACATCTCAGTAGAGGAAATATCATTAGAAGAAGTTTTCTTAACATTAACAGGAAAAAGATTAAGAGATAAGGAGGCATAG
- a CDS encoding ABC transporter permease, which yields MNGVISQVRKTFKSLFREDKITFISFIILPLVMAAIYGTMQAKSFDGKNNDMTAIKTQFVYNEQSDKGKILTSVLKESQVKNFIDTTSNDADCEVTISENFNDIKVKSIHCSDAKMSIVTSFVRSFSHNLNQYQVISNIASLQISGQEKEKLIKNMVEELQSIQKSPAVEEKIISGYKTLGSYEYYGIATFSFTSIILILILVNKFFADKNQGIVKRSFATPISKSKYLLGYAISSTLTAFLINLTYVIICRVAGISFKGNLLGIFLVAFVQSLLQGAMATTVIAFIKNKNIVNSVLGIFIVLPAIIGGVFYNGEIIEGNFFKTLNALSPNTLVLNAYKTISITNSISNAMGYIVCMIVIALVLITVSTIKVKVKWED from the coding sequence ATGAATGGAGTTATTTCTCAGGTTAGAAAGACATTCAAATCATTATTTAGAGAAGATAAGATTACCTTTATTTCATTTATAATATTGCCTTTAGTGATGGCTGCAATATATGGAACAATGCAGGCAAAGTCCTTCGATGGAAAGAATAATGACATGACAGCTATAAAAACCCAATTTGTATACAATGAACAAAGTGATAAAGGTAAGATCTTAACTTCAGTGCTTAAGGAATCACAAGTTAAGAATTTTATAGATACAACTTCAAATGATGCAGATTGTGAAGTGACTATATCAGAGAATTTTAATGATATAAAGGTTAAGAGCATACATTGTAGTGATGCAAAAATGAGTATAGTAACAAGTTTTGTAAGAAGCTTCAGTCATAATCTAAATCAATATCAGGTTATAAGTAATATAGCATCACTTCAAATAAGCGGACAAGAAAAAGAAAAGTTAATTAAGAATATGGTTGAAGAGTTACAATCTATTCAAAAAAGTCCAGCAGTAGAAGAAAAGATAATAAGTGGTTATAAGACTTTAGGATCTTATGAGTATTACGGTATCGCAACTTTTAGTTTTACATCAATAATACTAATACTAATATTAGTTAATAAGTTCTTTGCAGATAAGAATCAAGGAATAGTTAAGAGGAGTTTTGCAACACCAATAAGTAAAAGCAAATATCTACTAGGATATGCCATTTCATCAACACTTACAGCATTTCTAATCAATTTAACTTATGTAATTATTTGTAGAGTTGCAGGGATATCATTTAAGGGAAATCTATTAGGAATCTTCCTAGTTGCATTTGTTCAAAGTTTACTTCAAGGAGCGATGGCTACAACAGTAATAGCATTTATAAAGAATAAAAATATTGTAAACTCAGTTTTAGGGATTTTTATAGTATTGCCAGCTATTATAGGAGGAGTATTCTATAATGGTGAAATTATAGAGGGAAATTTCTTTAAAACATTGAATGCATTGTCACCAAACACATTAGTATTAAATGCATATAAGACAATTTCAATTACTAATAGTATAAGCAATGCAATGGGTTATATAGTTTGTATGATAGTTATTGCGTTAGTGCTTATAACAGTTAGTACAATAAAAGTAAAAGTGAAATGGGAGGATTAA
- a CDS encoding ABC transporter permease, with translation MNFLVILTSNLKRILKKKSFIIISFIIPLSISLIFGFVFNKGNNNALGSTAIINSDKGSLGADLISELQKTNGVKIYTKEEGIEKVKKKLVSVCYEIPENFSELVKKGEKPVVAAHKIESSMETSDFEFNLNNAVNNMVLENDLKLNGVSTSVLTKEVPDAKIQVISSEKASMDDTIILNILISFVIFGAIGIAEELFSLKKQNILERSFATGNKPWKVIGGILGALFIFYSVVYSSVFLIESIVRGSVMLEKWPVVVVNMIFMVLVSLSLGIFASRVCKNENTINIFVQIISWITCFVGGSFAPLDLLPKTIQNFSKFTPQYWTLQSINTGNYALVLIVALFAVVLFTAGTFKTRRFI, from the coding sequence ATGAACTTTTTAGTTATATTAACAAGTAATTTAAAGAGAATATTAAAGAAAAAATCATTTATTATAATATCATTTATTATACCTTTAAGCATTTCACTTATATTTGGGTTTGTATTCAATAAAGGTAATAATAATGCTTTAGGTTCTACAGCAATAATAAATAGTGATAAGGGTTCATTAGGGGCTGATCTTATAAGTGAACTACAAAAAACAAATGGTGTAAAGATTTATACAAAAGAAGAGGGTATTGAAAAGGTAAAGAAGAAGTTAGTAAGTGTATGTTATGAGATACCAGAGAATTTTTCAGAGCTTGTGAAAAAAGGAGAGAAGCCAGTAGTAGCAGCTCACAAAATTGAGTCAAGCATGGAAACTAGTGATTTTGAATTTAATTTAAATAATGCAGTAAACAACATGGTTTTAGAAAATGACCTGAAATTAAATGGAGTAAGCACATCAGTTTTAACAAAAGAAGTACCAGATGCTAAGATTCAAGTAATAAGCAGTGAAAAAGCTAGCATGGACGACACAATCATTTTAAATATTTTAATTAGTTTTGTTATCTTTGGTGCTATAGGTATAGCTGAAGAGTTATTCTCCTTAAAGAAACAAAACATTTTAGAAAGAAGTTTTGCTACTGGCAACAAACCTTGGAAAGTAATTGGAGGAATATTAGGAGCATTATTTATATTCTACTCTGTAGTTTATTCAAGTGTATTCTTAATAGAATCTATAGTTAGGGGTTCAGTTATGTTAGAGAAGTGGCCAGTAGTTGTAGTAAATATGATATTCATGGTACTAGTATCATTAAGCCTAGGAATATTTGCTTCAAGAGTATGTAAGAATGAAAATACTATAAATATATTTGTACAAATAATTTCATGGATAACTTGCTTTGTTGGAGGCAGCTTTGCTCCTCTAGATTTGCTACCAAAGACTATTCAAAATTTTTCAAAGTTTACACCTCAGTATTGGACATTGCAATCAATAAATACAGGAAACTATGCATTAGTATTGATAGTTGCATTATTTGCAGTAGTACTATTCACAGCAGGAACATTTAAGACAAGAAGATTTATATAA
- the rlmH gene encoding 23S rRNA (pseudouridine(1915)-N(3))-methyltransferase RlmH yields the protein MNITVITVGKLKEKYLKQAIDEYSKRLSRYCKLEIIELQDEKTPDNASEKEELAIKEKEGQLILNKVKDNMFVVAMDLKGKQLSSEEFSDFIEKQGVMGNSNIAFIIGGSLGLSQAVIKRADYKLCFSNMTFPHQLFRVMLLEQIYRGYRIMKGEPYHK from the coding sequence ATGAACATAACAGTTATTACAGTAGGAAAACTTAAAGAAAAATACTTAAAACAAGCTATAGATGAATACTCAAAGAGATTAAGCAGATACTGCAAATTAGAAATAATTGAACTTCAGGATGAAAAAACTCCTGACAATGCATCAGAAAAAGAAGAATTGGCTATAAAAGAAAAAGAAGGACAGCTAATTTTAAATAAAGTTAAAGATAACATGTTTGTGGTGGCAATGGACTTAAAAGGAAAGCAGTTAAGTTCAGAAGAGTTTTCAGATTTCATAGAAAAGCAAGGTGTAATGGGCAATTCCAATATTGCTTTCATAATCGGAGGCTCTTTAGGCTTATCTCAAGCAGTTATAAAAAGAGCAGACTATAAACTATGCTTTTCAAACATGACATTTCCACATCAACTTTTTAGGGTAATGCTGCTTGAACAGATATATAGAGGGTATAGGATCATGAAAGGTGAACCCTACCATAAATAA